In Hevea brasiliensis isolate MT/VB/25A 57/8 unplaced genomic scaffold, ASM3005281v1 Scaf98, whole genome shotgun sequence, a single window of DNA contains:
- the LOC131177848 gene encoding homeobox-leucine zipper protein HDG5-like: protein MYGDCQVLPNMGGNVISSENHFTSSMGNPNFDFMPSMSFNSFPSLVPKEESELMMRGKEEMESRSGSEQLEDKSGNEQEISTEQPPKKKRYHRHTARQIQEMEALFKECPHPDDKQRMKLSQELGLKPRQVKFWFQNRRTQMKAQQDRADNIILRAENETLKNDNYRLQAELRNLICPSCGEPAVIGGISFEELRIENARLRDQLERVCCIASRYTGRPIQVMQPVPTLVPPSLDLDMNIYSRQFTDSLGSCTEMMPMPMLPETSSFAESGLVLMEEEKTLAMEIAISSLNELVKMCQATEPLWIRNNENGKEVLNLEEHAKMFPWLLNLKQHSSELRNEATRDSAVVIMNSINLVDAFLDANKWMELFPSIVASAKTVQIISPGVSGASGSLHLIYAELQFLSPLVPTREAYFLRYCQQNVEEGTWAIVDFPIDGFHENIQQPSFPLYRRRPSGCVIQDMPNGYSRVTWVEHAEIEEKPVHQIFSQFVYSGMAFGAHRWLGVLQRQCERVASLMARNISDLGVIPSPEARKNLMRLAQRMIRTFCVNVSTCGGQSWTALSESCDDIVRITTRKITEPGQPNGIILSAVSTTWMPFPHYQVFDLLRDEQGISQLDVLSNGNTLHEVAHIANGSHPGNCISLLRINVASNSSQHVDLMLQESCTDQSGSFVVYTTINVESIQLAMGGEDPSCIPLLPLGFVIIPMESTCKTNTTVNEGNSIQSSQDGNNNNSNAGCLLTVGLQVLANNSTIPSAKLNLSSVNAINNHLRNTVHQITSALNTSAAASCPEPSAAPEE, encoded by the exons ATGTATGGGGATTGCCAAGTATTACCGAACATGGGAGGAAATGTGATCTCTTCAGAAAACCATTTTACGTCTTCCATGGGAAACCCTAACTTCGACTTCATGCCAAGCATGTCCTTCAATTCTTTCCCTTCCTTAGTCCCT AAAGAAGAAAGTGAGTTAATGATGCGTGGAAAGGAGGAGATGGAGAGTAGGTCTGGAAGTGAACAACTTGAAGACAAATCAGGGAATGAGCAAGAGATCAGCACCGAGCAGCCTCCAAAGAAGAAGCGTTACCATAGGCACACTGCACGCCAGATCCAAGAAATGGAAGC CTTGTTTAAGGAATGTCCACACCCAGATGACAAACAAAGGATGAAACTTAGCCAAGAACTCGGTTTAAAACCGCGCCAAGTTAAGTTTTGGTTCCAAAATCGCCGTACCCAAATGAAG GCACAGCAAGATCGAGCAGATAATATTATACTCAGGGCAGAGAACGAGACATTGAAGAATGATAATTATCGGCTACAAGCAGAATTACGTAATCTTATCTGCCCTAGTTGTGGAGAGCCAGCTGTGATTGGTGGGATTTCCTTTGAGGAGCTTCGAATTGAAAATGCACGACTTAGAGATCAG TTAGAACGTGTCTGTTGCATTGCTTCACGCTATACTGGCCGGCCGATTCAAGTAATGCAACCTGTTCCTACACTTGTTCCCCCTTCCTTGGACTTGGATATGAACATATATTCAAGGCAGTTCACAGACTCCTTGGGTTCTTGCACTGAGATGATGCCTATGCCTATGTTGCCGGAAACTTCTTCCTTTGCTGAGTCTGGTCTTGTGTTGATGGAAGAGGAAAAAACTCTTGCAATGGAGATTGCAATATCATCCCTTAATGAACTTGTGAAGATGTGCCAGGCAACTGAACCTCTTTGGATCAGAAACAATGAGAATGGGAAGGAGGTACTTAATCTTGAAGAGCACGCAAAGATGTTTCCATGGCTTCTGAATCTCAAGCAGCATTCAAGTGAGTTAAGGAATGAAGCTACACGAGACAGTGCTGTGGTTATAATGAATAGCATCAACTTGGTTGATGCCTTTCTCGATGCA AATAAATGGATGGAGCTGTTTCCTTCGATTGTTGCTAGTGCAAAAACTGTTCAAATTATAAGTCCTGGTGTTTCTGGTGCGAGTGGTTCTCTTCACTTG ATTTATGCAGAACTGCAATTTCTTTCCCCATTGGTGCCAACTCGGGAGGCATATTTTCTACGCTATTGCCAACAAAATGTAGAGGAAGGAACTTGGGCAATTGTTGATTTTCCCATTGATGGCTTCCATGAGAATATTCAACAACCTTCTTTTCCTCTATACAGGAGAAGGCCTTCTGGCTGTGTCATTCAAGATATGCCCAATGGGTACTCAAGG GTTACTTGGGTAGAACACGCAGAGATTGAGGAGAAGCCTGTGCATCAGATATTTAGTCAATTTGTGTATAGTGGGATGGCATTTGGAGCTCATCGCTGGTTAGGAGTATTACAACGACAATGTGAGAGGGTTGCTAGCCTCATGGCTAGAAATATCTCAGACCTAGGAG TGATACCTTCTCCGGAAGCTAGAAAGAATTTGATGAGATTGGCACAGAGAATGATAAGAACGTTTTGCGTGAATGTAAGCACTTGTGGTGGCCAATCGTGGACAGCCTTGTCTGAATCCTGCGATGACATTGTTCGAATTACTACTAGGAAAATCACAGAGCCTGGCCAGCCTAATGGGATCATTCTCAGTGCAGTATCCACTACTTGGATGCCCTTTCCTCATTACCAAGTCTTTGATCTCCTAAGGGATGAACAAGGAATTTCTCAG TTGGATGTTCTTTCTAATGGGAATACCTTGCATGAAGTTGCTCACATTGCCAATGGCTCTCATCCAGGAAACTGCATTTCTCTTCTTCGCATCAAT GTTGCAAGCAATTCTTCCCAACACGTAGATCTGATGCTACAGGAGAGTTGCACAGACCAATCTGGAAGCTTTGTTGTGTACACCACCATCAATGTTGAATCAATCCAGCTCGCTATGGGTGGGGAGGACCCATCTTGCATCCCTCTTCTTCCATTAGGGTTTGTTATAATTCCAATGGAATCCACTTGTAAAACCAACACTACTGTCAATGAAGGCAACTCCATCCAATCTTCACAAGATGGaaataataataattctaatGCAGGCTGTCTACTCACTGTGGGGCTCCAAGTACTTGCCAACAACAGCACCATCCCATCTGCAAAGCTCAATCTCTCCAGTGTCAACGCCATCAATAACCACTTGCGCAACACAGTGCACCAGATTACTTCAGCTCTTAACACCTCCGCCGCCGCCTCCTGCCCTGAGCCTAGTGCTGCACCTGAGGAATAA